A genomic window from Cricetulus griseus strain 17A/GY chromosome 4, alternate assembly CriGri-PICRH-1.0, whole genome shotgun sequence includes:
- the LOC100772022 gene encoding olfactory receptor 7A17-like isoform X2, with translation MGPKNDTQISQFLLLGISEDPRLQPVLFGLFLAMYLVTVLGNLLIIMITISDSHLHTPMYFFLSNLSFVDICFTSTTVPKMLVNLQSHCKFIVYKDCITQMLSFIFFSGLDIFLLTIMAYDRYVAICHPLHYTVIMNPRLCVLMVLVSWIANALHVSSEGFMVLQLSFCTELKIYHFFCELNQVLQLTCSENFVTVLAMYLLPVLMAAGSLIAILYSYYKIISCIHAISSAQGKYKAFSTCASHLSVVSLFYCTGIGLYLSSVVTENSQSTARASVLYSVVTPMLNPFIYCLRNKDIKKAVKKVFVIESILYLLGLKKSP, from the coding sequence ATGGGGCCAAAGAATGATACACAGATTTCACAATTTCTTCTTCTGGGAatttcagaggacccaaggttGCAGCCTGTCCTCTTTGGACTGTTTCTGGCCATGTACTTGGTCACAGTGCTTGGGAACCTGCTCATAATCATGATCACTATCTCTGACTCTCAcctgcacacacccatgtacttcttcctctccaacttgTCATTTGTGGACATCTGTTTCACCTCCACcactgtaccaaagatgctagtgAACCTCCAGTCACATTGTAAGTTCATAGTGTATAAAGACTGCATCACCCAAATGCTATCCTTCATATTCTTTTCAGGATTGGACATCTTTTTGCTTACCATAATGGCTTATGACCGATATGTGGCCATTTGTCATCCCTTGCATTACACAGTCATCATGAAtccaagactctgtgtgttaatGGTTCTGGTGTCCTGGATAGCAAATGCCCTGCATGTCTCATCAGAAGGCTTCATGGTGCTACAGTTATCTTTCTGCACAGAGTTGAAAATTTATCACTTTTTCTGTGAGCTGAATCAGGTGTTGCAACTCACCTGTTCTGAAAACTTTGTTACTGTTCTTGCCATGTATCTTTTACCTGTGTTGATGGCAGCTGGATCCCTTATTGCCATCCTCTACTCTTACTACAAAATAATTTCCTGCATACATGCTATCTCATCAGCTCAAGGGAAGTACAAAGCATTTTCCACATGTGCATCTCACCTCTCAGTTGTCTCTTTATTTTATTGCACAGGAATAGGTCTATATCTGAGTTCTGTTGTAACAGAAAACTCACAGTCAACTGCAAGAGCTTCAGTTTTATACAGTGTGGTCACTCCTATGCTTAACCCCTTCATCTATTGTCTGAGgaataaagacattaaaaaagCTGTGAAAAAAGTTTTTGTGATAGAGTCAATTTTATACTTGTTGGGCCTCAAGAAATCCCCATGA